A stretch of DNA from Oscillatoria salina IIICB1:
TAGCGGACATATAAAGAGGATCGATACCAGTTGCGCCTAAAGTTTGCTCGTAGTTGTAATAATAGTGCAGAGGAACTTCAGCCACAGGTAAGTTAAGCAAACCTTCGTAAAATTGCTTGGCTATCTCTAAATCAGAAACCATGATTGTATGAACTTTGGGGGCGCTACTGAGAAACATCCACATCGCCCCAGCATAAGCGGCGAGAAGCATCACCATGATGCCTTGAGTAGAAAATATACTATCTATAGGTGGCAGAAAAGCGCCGGGGTGTAAGTTAAGAGATACAAAATCAAAAATGCTGTTTAATGAGATCATAGATTGACGAAATTACGAACTATTGGCTAGTTATGGGTTAGTTTACTATCCTGCCCCAGTTGGAAATAAATTGTATCAATGTAATTATTTCTAGGCTAACTTATTCTTTCCAGGGTTAACTAGATTAGAAACAAGCTGACAACGACGAAAGTATGAGATTCTTCTTGGGAGAGTACCCGATCGCGGAATCACTGGGTCAAAAGTTCTCAACTAAGCATAGAATAACTTCAGATAAGCTGTTACGCTTAAACGAGAAACCGTGCAAAGACTACCTCAATTTCCCGAATCAAATCATTCGCTGGTAAAATCTTTATTTCGCCACAGCGATCGCCAATTGCTCTCCTTGTTCAAAAATCATCCTGAGCGAGGTAGATATTTTACGGCGATTTTCTGTCGCTATAGTCCAATTGTCTATACTCTAATTTCCCATTCCGCGCGATCGCCTGTTCAAGCTGATTATTTGTTTGCTCTCACTTGGCGACATATTTTCTACGAAATGCGTGCTTTAAATTTATACGATGAGGAAGCTGGAGCAAAT
This window harbors:
- a CDS encoding glyoxalase-like domain protein, whose translation is MISLNSIFDFVSLNLHPGAFLPPIDSIFSTQGIMVMLLAAYAGAMWMFLSSAPKVHTIMVSDLEIAKQFYEGLLNLPVAEVPLHYYYNYEQTLGATGIDPLYMSASPTTTTTTGFNGNEGLWYQLKKNTQVHVISGASYGYKNRQRHVCFDRECLEDLLLRVQSRRLRYKVRRDKPLNFLVKDIENRTIEMAEVSN